From the Candidatus Ancaeobacter aquaticus genome, one window contains:
- a CDS encoding IS3 family transposase (programmed frameshift): MGSMRKQFSKEFKAKVAIEAIKGLKTSAEISSEYGVHSTQIAQWKSELREGSPGLFSGKKDPDEKEKGRLIDELYKQIGQLQVENDWLKKNYRFKTQGTRKLLIEKDTEDMSIRNQCKLLAINRSRLYYQSVPESAYNIELMNIIDEEFTRHPFMGVRSMIAYLRDIGKKCGPKRVRRLMRKMGLMPIYPKPNTSRPNKRHAIYPYLLTDVTVERPNQVWSTDITYIRLKHGFAYLVAVMDWYSRSVLSWRLSNTMDVSFCCEALDEALEKHGTPEIFNTDQGAQFTSEAFIKRLTAQQISISMDGRGRVFDNIFIERLWRSVKYQDVYINGYKTMQEAQNGLAKYFDYYNHGRLHQSLGDKRPWDVYEEKMRGAA; encoded by the exons ATGGGAAGCATGAGAAAGCAATTCAGCAAGGAATTTAAAGCAAAAGTAGCAATTGAGGCAATAAAAGGGTTGAAGACAAGCGCAGAGATCAGCAGCGAATATGGGGTTCATTCGACACAGATTGCACAATGGAAGAGTGAGCTGCGAGAAGGTTCGCCTGGATTATTTTCTGGCAAAAAGGATCCGGATGAGAAGGAGAAAGGACGTCTTATAGACGAACTGTATAAACAGATTGGTCAGCTGCAAGTAGAAAACGACTGGCTTAAAAAAAATTACCGTTTTAAGACCCAGGGAAC ACGTAAATTGTTGATAGAAAAGGATACAGAGGATATGAGCATACGGAATCAATGCAAACTGCTGGCAATTAATCGATCGAGGCTTTATTATCAGTCTGTGCCGGAAAGCGCGTATAACATAGAGTTAATGAATATAATAGATGAAGAGTTTACGAGGCATCCGTTTATGGGAGTACGTAGCATGATAGCGTATTTGCGGGATATTGGTAAAAAATGCGGTCCGAAGCGAGTGAGACGTTTGATGCGTAAAATGGGATTGATGCCGATATATCCGAAGCCAAATACGAGCAGGCCGAATAAACGCCACGCAATATATCCGTACCTGCTTACAGATGTTACGGTAGAACGACCCAATCAGGTGTGGAGTACGGATATAACGTATATACGGTTAAAGCATGGTTTTGCGTACTTGGTCGCAGTAATGGATTGGTATAGCCGTAGTGTATTAAGCTGGAGATTAAGCAATACAATGGATGTAAGTTTTTGTTGTGAAGCGCTTGATGAAGCATTGGAAAAACACGGTACTCCTGAAATATTTAATACAGATCAAGGGGCACAGTTTACGAGCGAGGCATTCATCAAGAGATTAACAGCGCAGCAGATATCTATCAGCATGGATGGCCGGGGTAGAGTGTTCGACAATATATTTATTGAACGGCTCTGGCGCAGTGTAAAGTATCAGGATGTGTATATCAATGGGTATAAAACAATGCAGGAAGCACAGAATGGATTAGCCAAATACTTTGATTATTATAACCACGGACGACTACATCAATCACTCGGGGATAAGCGGCCGTGGGATGTTTATGAGGAAAAAATGAGGGGAGCGGCATGA